A DNA window from Zonotrichia leucophrys gambelii isolate GWCS_2022_RI chromosome 15, RI_Zleu_2.0, whole genome shotgun sequence contains the following coding sequences:
- the ARPC3 gene encoding actin-related protein 2/3 complex subunit 3, whose amino-acid sequence MPAYHSTLMDSDTKLIGNMALLPIRSQFKGPAPRETKDTDIIDEAIYYFKANVFFKNYEIKNEADRTLIYVTLYISECLKKLQKCNSKGQGEKEMYTLGITNFPIPGEPGFPLNAIYAKPANKQEEEVMRAYLQQLRQETGLRLCDKVFDPQSDKPSKWWICFVKRQFMNKSLSGPGQ is encoded by the exons ATGCCG GCTTACCACTCCACTTTAATGGACTCAGACACCAAGCTAATTGGGAACATGGCACTGTTACCCATCAGAAGCCAGTTCAAGGGCCCAGCACCTCGAGAAA CTAAGGACACAGATATTATAGATGAAGCCATCTACTACTTCAAAGCTaatgttttcttcaaaaattatgaaattaag AATGAGGCTGACAGAACACTGATCTATGTCACCCTCTACATTTCTGAGTGCCTGAAAAAGCTGCAGAAG TGTAACTCCAAAGgccagggagagaaggagaTGTACACACTGGGAATCACCAacttccccatcccaggggagcCTGGCTTTCCTCTGAACGCCATTTACGCCAAACCTGCCAACAAGCAGGAGGAAG aggTGATGAGGGCctacctgcagcagctgaggcaggaaACCGGCCTCCGCCTGTGTGACAAAGTGTTTGATCCTCAGAGCGACAAGCCAAGCAAG TGGTGGATCTGCTTTGTGAAGAGGCAGTTCATGAACAAGAGTCTCTCAGGCCCTGGGCAGTGA